A genomic window from Brassica oleracea var. oleracea cultivar TO1000 chromosome C8, BOL, whole genome shotgun sequence includes:
- the LOC106309666 gene encoding uncharacterized protein LOC106309666 — protein MTEPMWSHDQPSPRSPIPSPSPLANPHRQRCRSVFKLLVQREISPKTKFVPRKRLGVNRCGADSSCGTSSQPVSELGHNLISWVEAESLHHLSAEYCPLVPPPRSTIAAAFSSDGRTLASTHGDHTVKIIDCETGKCLKVLSGHRRTPWVVRFHPRHSEIVASGSLDHEVRLWNAKTSECIRSHDFYKPIASIAFHAGGDLLAVASGHKLHIWDYNKRGEDSSPAIVLKTRRSLRAVHFHPHGVPLLLTAEVTDIDSSDSAMSRATSPGYLRYPPPAIFFTNTQSGGRTSVAAELPLVPLPYLVLPSYSADDPRSQQPTGTTGQRNAQQSRFQSIQSSSRTMSPPTLPLSMSGDLAAQAGGRTSATAVDAMDIDEAQPIGRNRIPSQVLSQSEQLVHLRDRVSWEVPFLQGWLMAQSQAGANSGVLSTGSSGQASSAPHIGSSTASLEAAVASLEIPGGVNLYGASARGDSRDRVSQSRFAGSGLATQHHQGTDAQPVVNRIPSELASSIAAAELPCTVKLRVWSHDIKDPCAILKSDKCRLTIHHAVLCSEMGAHFSPCGRYLAACVACVIPHGETDPGLQTLVQQDSGLATSPTRHPVTAHQVMYELRVYSLEKETFGSVLVSRAIRAAHCLTSIQFSPNSEHILLAYGRRHGSLLKSIVSDGETTSHFFTVLEIYRVSDMELVRILPSSEDEVNVACFHPSPGGGLVYGTKEGKLRIFRYNTAVASNLIAPNSSPEKNLTEVQTYALEC, from the exons ATGACGGAACCTATGTGGTCACACGATCAACCTTCTCCTCGGTCTCCGATACCATCACCATCACCACTGGCTAATCCCCATCGCCAAAG GTGTAGGAGCGTCTTCAAGTTACTGGTCCAAAGAGAGATTTCACCTAAAACGAAGTTTGTGCCAAGGAAACGACTGGGAGTTAACCGATGCGGTGCTGATTCGTCTTGCGGAACTAGTAGCCAACCAGTGAGCGAGCTGGGACATAATCTTATTTCATG GGTTGAGGCAGAGTCATTGCATCATTTATCTGCTGAGTACTGTCCTCTTGTGCCTCCTCCAAGGTCGACTATTGCAGCAGCTTTTAGTTCTGATGGAAGAACTCTTGCTTCTACACA TGGTGACCACACTGTAAAGATTATTGATTGTGAGACAGGGAAATGCTTGAAAGTTCTGAGCGGCCATCGGAGGACACCCTGGGTG GTTAGATTCCACCCGCGCCACTCAGAGATAGTTGCTAGTGGAAGTTTAGATCATGAGGTGCGCTTATGGAATGCAAAAACTTCGGAGTGTATTAGATCTCATGATTTCT ATAAACCTATTGCTTCTATAGCTTTCCACGCTGGAGGTGATTTACTTGCTGTTGCATCTGGTCATAAG TTGCACATATGGGATTACAATAAGAGAGGGGAGGACTCATCGCCAGCGATTGTATTGAAGACAAGGCGTTCTCTGAGAGCTGTACACTTTCATCCACATGGGGTCCCTCTTCTCTTGACAGCAGAG GTGACTGACATTGATTCATCAGACTCCGCAATGTCCAGAGCAACATCTCCAGGCTATCTGCGGTATCCGCCACCTGCTATTTTCTTCACCAACACGCAGAGTGGCGGTCGTACTAGCGTGGCAGCTGAACTGCCACTTGTGCCATTACCTTACCTGGTTTTGCCTTCATATTCTGCTGATGATCCAAGAAGCCAACAGCCAACTGGTACTACTGGTCAAAGGAATGCACAACAATCAAGGTTTCAGAGTATTCAAAGTTCCAGCAGAACAATGTCTCCTCCTACTCTTCCCTTGTCTATGTCCGGTGATCTTGCTGCCCAAGCTGGAGGTAGAACTTCGGCCACTGCAGTTGATGCCATGGATATAGATGAAGCTCAACCTATTGGAAGAAATAGAATTCCCAGTCAAGTCTTAAGTCAATCAGAGCAATTAGTTCACCTCAGAGACAGAGTTTCATGGGAGGTACCTTTTCTACAAGGGTGGTTGATGGCTCAGAGCCAGGCTGGTGCTAACTCAGGGGTCCTTTCTACTGGTAGTAGTGGTCAGGCCAGTTCAGCTCCGCATATAGGTTCATCCACAGCTAGTCTAGAGGCTGCAGTAGCGTCATTAGAAATTCCTGGTGGCGTTAACTTATATGGGGCTTCTGCAAGAGGAGACTCCCGGGACCGAGTTTCACAGTCCCGGTTTGCAGGATCTGGTTTAGCTACTCAACACCACCAAGGAACTGATGCCCAACCTGTGGTAAACAGAATCCCCTCTGAACTGGCTTCTTCCATTGCTGCTGCAGAGCTGCCTTGTACTGTCAAACTGAGAGTGTGGTCACATGACATCAAAGACCCGTGTGCAATACTCAAGTCCGACAAATGCCGACTGACAATACATCACGCTGTTCTTTGCAG TGAAATGGGAGCTCATTTCTCGCCATGTGGGAGATATCTAGCAGCCTGTGTTGCGTGTGTTATTCCTCATGGTGAGACAGATCCTGGTTTGCAGACTCTGGTCCAGCAAGATTCGGGGCTTGCAACTTCCCCTACTCGACATCCTGTCACAGCACATCAAGTCATGTATGAACTTCGTGTGTATTCTCTCGAAAAGGAAAC ATTTGGTTCAGTACTTGTGTCAAGGGCAATTAGGGCTGCACATTGCTTGACCTCTATCCAG TTCTCACCAAACTCCGAGCACATATTGCTCGCATACGGTCGGCGTCATGGTTCTCTTTTGAAGAGCATTGTGAGTGATGGAGAAACAACATCACATTTTTTCACTGTGTTGGAG ATTTACAGAGTTTCAGACATGGAACTGGTGAGAATACTACCTAGCTCAGAGGATGAAGTTAATGTTGCTTGCTTTCATCCTTCACCTGGAGGAGGTCTTGTTTATGGAACAAAG GAGGGGAAGCTTAGGATCTTCCGGTACAACACAGCTGTTGCGTCTAACCTCATCGCACCCAACAGCTCACCTGAGAAGAACCTTACCGAG GTGCAGACTTATGCATTAGAATGCTAG
- the LOC106309669 gene encoding tetratricopeptide repeat protein 4 homolog isoform X1, with the protein MALWMEAGSEPMTENEKADLIAITALKESAAIEFKEQGNECVRKGKKHYSEAIENYTKAINQGVLSDSETSILFSNRAHVNLLLGNYRRALTDAEEAIKLCPDNVKAVYRAAKASLSLDLLSEAKSYCEKGIEKYPSNEDMKKLLKVVTLKKQEKEQHEAEVSRAVVEAKACLSAFENRGVKIGKAMYRELTGLKKPALDQNNILHWPVLLLYAEAMTSDFVEDFCETDMFATHLDMMFSEDSPPLPWDKNHEYTREAIELYYEASSGTPLPRSRVLQYLLEGTKGSQAETTGDEDTSLTKTPYNAKVKGRGSSGMVKVNERRTLHDVLKEPNLVIPEIPVFYIVSKRSKFYKDFAAGKWSPPS; encoded by the exons ATGGCGTTATGGATGGAAGCTGGTTCGGAACCGATGACAGAGAACGAAAAGGCAGACCTCATAGCTATCACTGCTCTCAAAGAATCCGCCGCCATCGAATTCAAA GAGCAAGGAAACGAATGCGTGAGGAAAGGGAAGAAGCATTACTCCGAAGCAATAGAGAACTACACGAAGGCCATTAACCAGGGAGTTCTAAGTGACTCAGAGACTTCAATCTTGTTCTCGAATCGAGCTCATGTTAATCTTCTCTTGGGAAACTATCGTCGTGCTCTTACTGATGCTGAGGAAGCTATCAAGCTTTGTCCTGATAACGTCAAG GCTGTCTATCGAGCTGCGAAGGCGTCATTGTCGTTGGACTTGCTGAGTGAAGCAAAGTCTTATTGCGAGAAGGGAATCGAGAAGTATCCGAGTAATGAAGATATGAAGAAGCTTCTAAAGGTGGTTACTTTGAAGAAGCAAGAGAAAGAACAACACGAGGCTGAAGTGTCGAGGGCTGTAGTGGAAGCCAAG GCTTGTCTCTCTGCTTTTGAAAACAGAGGAGTTAAGATTGGGAAAGCAATGTACCGGGAACTCACGGGTCTGAAGAAGCCAGCGTTGGATCAGAACAACATCTTACATTGGCCTGTACTGCTTCTTTACGCAGAGGCGATGACAAGTGACTTTGTTGAGGACTTCTGTGAAACGGACATGTTTGCAACTCATCTTGATATG ATGTTTTCAGAGGATAGCCCACCTCTGCCATGGGATAAAAACCACGAGTACACGCGTGAAGCAATCGAGCTTTACTACGAG GCGAGTTCGGGAACTCCACTGCCTAGGAGTAGAGTTCTCCAGTATCTTCTAGAAGGTACTAAAGGTTCTCAAGCCGAAACCACTGGAGATGAGGACACAAGCTTAACTAAAACACCTTACAACG CAAAAGTTAAAGGAAGGGGTTCGTCTGGTATGGTTAAAGTGAACGAGCGGAGAACATTGCATGACGTGTTGAAGGAACCAAACTTGGTCATCCCTGAGATCCCAG TCTTCTACATTGTCTCGAAGAGGTCCAAGTTCTATAAGGACTTTGCCGCCGGTAAATGGAGTCCCCCAAGTTGA
- the LOC106309669 gene encoding tetratricopeptide repeat protein 4 homolog isoform X2, giving the protein MALWMEAGSEPMTENEKADLIAITALKESAAIEFKEQGNECVRKGKKHYSEAIENYTKAINQGVLSDSETSILFSNRAHVNLLLGNYRRALTDAEEAIKLCPDNVKAVYRAAKASLSLDLLSEAKSYCEKGIEKYPSNEDMKKLLKVVTLKKQEKEQHEAEVSRAVVEAKACLSAFENRGVKIGKAMYRELTGLKKPALDQNNILHWPVLLLYAEAMTSDFVEDFCETDMFATHLDMMFSEDSPPLPWDKNHEYTREAIELYYEASSGTPLPRSRVLQYLLEGTKGSQAETTGDEDTSLTKTPYNVKGRGSSGMVKVNERRTLHDVLKEPNLVIPEIPVFYIVSKRSKFYKDFAAGKWSPPS; this is encoded by the exons ATGGCGTTATGGATGGAAGCTGGTTCGGAACCGATGACAGAGAACGAAAAGGCAGACCTCATAGCTATCACTGCTCTCAAAGAATCCGCCGCCATCGAATTCAAA GAGCAAGGAAACGAATGCGTGAGGAAAGGGAAGAAGCATTACTCCGAAGCAATAGAGAACTACACGAAGGCCATTAACCAGGGAGTTCTAAGTGACTCAGAGACTTCAATCTTGTTCTCGAATCGAGCTCATGTTAATCTTCTCTTGGGAAACTATCGTCGTGCTCTTACTGATGCTGAGGAAGCTATCAAGCTTTGTCCTGATAACGTCAAG GCTGTCTATCGAGCTGCGAAGGCGTCATTGTCGTTGGACTTGCTGAGTGAAGCAAAGTCTTATTGCGAGAAGGGAATCGAGAAGTATCCGAGTAATGAAGATATGAAGAAGCTTCTAAAGGTGGTTACTTTGAAGAAGCAAGAGAAAGAACAACACGAGGCTGAAGTGTCGAGGGCTGTAGTGGAAGCCAAG GCTTGTCTCTCTGCTTTTGAAAACAGAGGAGTTAAGATTGGGAAAGCAATGTACCGGGAACTCACGGGTCTGAAGAAGCCAGCGTTGGATCAGAACAACATCTTACATTGGCCTGTACTGCTTCTTTACGCAGAGGCGATGACAAGTGACTTTGTTGAGGACTTCTGTGAAACGGACATGTTTGCAACTCATCTTGATATG ATGTTTTCAGAGGATAGCCCACCTCTGCCATGGGATAAAAACCACGAGTACACGCGTGAAGCAATCGAGCTTTACTACGAG GCGAGTTCGGGAACTCCACTGCCTAGGAGTAGAGTTCTCCAGTATCTTCTAGAAGGTACTAAAGGTTCTCAAGCCGAAACCACTGGAGATGAGGACACAAGCTTAACTAAAACACCTTACAACG TTAAAGGAAGGGGTTCGTCTGGTATGGTTAAAGTGAACGAGCGGAGAACATTGCATGACGTGTTGAAGGAACCAAACTTGGTCATCCCTGAGATCCCAG TCTTCTACATTGTCTCGAAGAGGTCCAAGTTCTATAAGGACTTTGCCGCCGGTAAATGGAGTCCCCCAAGTTGA
- the LOC106309667 gene encoding TATA box-binding protein-associated factor RNA polymerase I subunit B has protein sequence METNKMICNGCDNDEFEEEDGFFYCLQCGVRADDIIATAVDDEDFVGDGRGGATYSQLNTRRVTTQPTATPSQHLEETNRYSQFRSQLKSASKITQPNGGGGGGNDVGVPTDPEDFGGGGGEEAVKALSYEDCYQQTRERYANGLIMMITYQCDALVEKFNVAPLIIGLVGPICLRFLALSGAFDQDWADNAIRDSELQSQETNGEVKEVKKRRSNRDKDSSEHRSFDGKRAVAIWLSQLRSSLPLSSSLAISFLACHKAGAPVLPTDIVRWAREGKLPYQSCFLKIQELMGERSAACPVGAGVMFSPDEIVSAHKLEAQAASIADVIGLVLPPVNFHGIALNYLKRLSVPVDKVIDLVRLWAMPSEIYLSKSQHRLPTRVFVMSILIVAIRMLYNINGFGMWEKSLVDGAASEESGDDDDGELIQGKKKATEFDTKELMKTLETKYHELAAETTADFENDLCSYLTHGKNEIFAGLEAASADDTYRTVGNLWNFYKKEEEESETPSKKGRDTPCEPSMECSPSTPDDDNQEDSGSKERAISRLIADMGENYFVYIPPRVKVKRQGYIQYVRKKDDGALVYAVHADYYILLRVCARVAEIDARNMHRGVLSFERRLAWIEKRIDHVLHLTPTSMKCKHCDYGNVDSEDHDDDMVLS, from the exons ATGGAGACTAATAAGATGATCTGCAACGGCTGCGACAACGACGAATTCGAAGAAGAAGACGGCTTCTTCTACTGCCTCCAGTGCGGCGTCCGAGCCGACGATATAATCGCAACCGCCGTCGACGACGAGGACTTCGTCGGAGACGGTCGCGGCGGAGCAACGTATTCGCAGCTCAACACTCGCCGTGTAACAACGCAACCAACAGCTACTCCTTCGCAGCATCTCGAGGAAACGAATCGCTACTCCCAGTTTCGCTCTCAGCTCAAATCCGCAAGCAAGATCACTCAGCCCAACGGCGGCGGCGGCGGCGGAAACGACGTAGGAGTGCCAACGGATCCGGAGGATTTCGGAGGAGGAGGAGGAGAAGAAGCTGTGAAGGCTTTGAGCTACGAGGATTGTTACCAGCAGACGAGAGAGAGATACGCTAACGGTCTTATCATGATGATAACTTATCAGTGCGACGCGTTGGTTGAGAAGTTCAACGTGGCGCCGTTGATTATAGGGCTTGTGGGACCCATCTGCTTGCGTTTCTTGGCTCTCTCTGGTGCCTTTGATCAAGATTGGGCTGATAATGCTATTCGTGATTCCGAGCTTCAGTCTCAAG AGACAAATGGAGAAGTAAAAGAGGTTAAGAAGCGGCGTAGTAACCGAGACAAAGATAGTTCAGAACACCGTAGCTTTGATGGTAAAAGAGCAGTAGCGATATGGCTAAGTCAGCTCAGGAGCTCTCTACCACTGTCGAGCTCTCTAGCTATATCTTTCCTCGCTTGTCACAAAGCGGGAGCACCGGTTCTGCCCACTGATATAGTGAGATGGGCGCGAGAAGGAAAGCTTCCTTACCAATCATGTTTCCTCAAAATTCAAGAACTGATGGGAGAGAGATCAGCTGCTTGTCCCGTGGGAGCTGGAGTCATGTTTAGCCCCGATGAGATTGTTTCTGCTCACAAGTTGGAAGCGCAAGCCGCCTCCATTGCTGATGTTATCGGTTTGGTTTTGCCTCCTGTGAATTTCCACGGCATTGCTTTGAACTATCTGAAGCGTTTGTCTGTTCCCGTGGATAAGGTTATCGATCTTGTGCGTCTCTGGGCAATGCCTTCGGAGATTTACTTGTCCAAAAGCCAGCACAGGCTTCCCACTCGTGTCTTTGTCATGTCTATTCTTATTGTGGCGATACGGATGCTTTATAACATTAATGGTTTCGGTATGTGGGAGAAGAGTTTGGTTGATGGTGCTGCTTCTGAGGAGTCTGGTGATGATGATGATGGAGAGTTAATACAAGGGAAGAAGAAAGCAACTGAGTTTGACACTAAAGAGCTTATGAAGACACTTGAAACGAAATATCACGAGCTCGCTGCTGAAACCACCGCTGATTTTGAAAATGATCTTTGTTCATATTTAACGCACGGGAAGAACGAGATCTTCGCTGGATTAGAAGCAGCTTCAGCTGATGACACGTACAGAACCGTTGGTAACCTGTGGAATTTTTACAAGAAGGAAGAAGAGGAATCTGAAACTCCATCCAAGAAGGGAAGAGACACTCCTTGTGAGCCATCAATGGAATGTTCTCCATCGACACCAGATGATGATAATCAAGAAGATAGTGGATCAAAGGAGAGAGCGATAAGCAGACTAATAGCAGACATGGGAGAGAACTATTTCGTCTACATACCGCCACGAGTGAAGGTAAAGAGACAAGGGTACATTCAATACGTGAGGAAGAAAGATGATGGAGCGTTGGTATACGCTGTCCACGCTGATTACTACATTCTTTTGCGTGTTTGCGCTCGGGTCGCTGAGATTGACGCTAGGAATATGCATAGGGGTGTGTTGAGCTTTGAGAGGAGATTAGCTTGGATTGAGAAAAGGATTGATCATGTTTTGCACCTAACTCCAACATCTATGAAATGTAAGCACTGTGACTATGGTAACGTTGATTCAGAGGATCATGATGACGATATGGTTTTGTCTTAG
- the LOC106309670 gene encoding acid phosphatase 1: protein MDRSIFLSLALASLLVGVVSARDWNILNQLKALGSSSSSSQNAIVSSGLSTNLKRYCESWRFNVEVHNIRNFDVVPQECVSHVQNYMTSSQYEDDVERTVDEVILHFGSMCCSKSKCDGMDAWIFDIDDTLLSTIPYHKSNGFFGGEKLNSTKFEDWIRKRKAPSVPHMVKLYHEIRERGIKIFLISSRKEYLRSATVDNLIQAGYYGWSNLILRGLEDEQKEVKQYKSEKRTWLTSLGYRVWGVMADQWSSFAGCPLPKRTFKLPNSIYYVA, encoded by the exons ATGGATAGATCCATCTTTCTTTCTCTAGCACTAGCCTCACTCTTGGTCGGAGTCGTCTCAGCTCGTGACTGGAACATCTTGAACCAACTCAAAGCACTCGGTTCATCGTCGTCCTCAAGCCAAAACGCCATCGTTTCTTCAGGGCTCTCGACCAACCTAAAACGGTACTGCGAAAGCTGGAGGTTCAACGTGGAAGTACACAACATCAGAAACTTCGACGTGGTGCCTCAGGAGTGCGTGTCTCACGTCCAGAATTACATGACGTCCTCTCAGTACGAGGATGACGTGGAGAGAACCGTGGATGAGGTCATACTTCATTTCGGGAGCATGTGTTGTAGCAAGAGTAAGTGCGATGGCATGGACGCTTGGATCTTTGATATTGATGACACGCTTCTCTCTACCATTCCTTACCACAAGAGCAATGGCTTCTTCGG AGGAGAGAAATTGAACTCTACTAAATTCGAGGATTGGATAAGGAAGAGGAAAGCACCATCAGTGCCACACATGGTGAAGTTGTACCATGAGATCAGAGAAAGAGGCATCAAGATCTTCTTGATCTCTTCTCGGAAAGAATATCTCAGATCTGCCACCGTTGACAACCTGATCCAAGCCGGTTACTATGGCTGGTCCAACCTCATCCTCAG GGGGCTAGAAGATGAACAAAAGGAAGTCAAACAATACAAGTCAGAGAAGAGGACATGGCTAACAAGTCTTGGTTACAGAGTTTGGGGAGTGATGGCAGACCAATGGAGCAGCTTTGCAGGTTGTCCTCTTCCCAAGAGAACCTTCAAGCTCCCTAACTCCATCTACTATGTCGCCTAA
- the LOC106309668 gene encoding uncharacterized protein LOC106309668, whose protein sequence is MRCFLGCFGGRKNRRRQKRRESDQGRANNLSVEYAKPVHLSDRVSAVEEIIPKSSVIPITQICDESPSPNRKRVTFDSKVKTHDHIVSQESADELLQEEKQEVVPEVNPSKAGGQSSSEKSEVASNPSGSHPSNYRYENCRESDDEVEEDELNCGESDLDEEFYSDEAFSEDKLHNHTKEDAKLRRSDESVGDGNHYAQGVLNPVENLTQWKSAKSNGKTIQKQSQKENSNNLISGQEDKKDSFSFGADSQTDETALQTTVEFKKAGNKELTVDASLSTWLSTSETGSECNSVSNTPEKNKSASYAKRVINSHDDRPVLCALTSEEIKQFSAASTPRKSPRKSHDETPIIGTVGGYWGDHSKAVDSGGSVSSFKGIPNTTSKYREDKSVNWHSTPFEARLEKALKRDK, encoded by the exons ATGCGTTGCTTTCTAGGCTGTTTCGGTGGCCGGAAGAATCGCCGGCGTCAGAAACGTAGAGAGTCCGATCAGGGAAGAGCAAAC AATCTCTCTGTGGAATATGCAAAGCCTGTTCATCTCAGTGATAGAGTCTCTGCAGTTGAGGAGATCATCCCGAAAAGCTCGGTGATTCCAATCACTCAAATTTG TGACGAGAGTCCAAGTCCTAATAGGAAGAGAGTCACTTTTGACTCCAAAGTCAAAACTCATGACCACATTGTATCACAAGAATCTGCTGACGAACTCTTGCAAGAGGAGAAACAAGAGGTTGTCCCCGAAGTGAATCCAAGCAAGGCTGGTGGTCAGTCTTCTTCTGAGAAGAGTGAGGTTGCCTCGAACCCCTCAGGTTCACATCCTTCAAACTACAGGTACGAGAATTGCAGAGAAAGCGATGATGAAGTGGAGGAGGATGAGTTAAACTGCGGTGAAAGCGACCTGGATGAAGAGTTTTATAGTGATGAAGCGTTTAGTGAGGATAAGCTGCATAATCACACCAAAGAAGATGCAAAGCTGAGAAGGTCTGATGAGAGCGTTGGAGATGGAAACCACTATGCACAAGGAGTGCTTAACCCCGTTGAGAATCTCACTCAGTGGAAATCCGCTAAGTCCAACGGGAAGACAATACAGAAACAGTCTCAAAAGGAGAACTCTAACAACCTCATCTCAGGTCAAGAAGACAAAAAGGATTCCTTTTCTTTCGGCGCAGACTCTCAGACTGATGAAACAGCGCTCCAGACCACAGTTGAATTCAAGAAAGCTGGAAACAAAGAGTTAACTGTTGATGCTAGCCTTTCAACATGGCTGTCAACATCTGAGACGGGCAGCGAATGCAACAGTGTCTCTAACACACCCGAGAAAAACAAGTCTGCAAGCTACGCAAAACGGGTTATAAACAGCCATGACGATAGACCTGTGCTATGTGCATTGACATCGGAGGAGATCAAACAGTTCTCGGCTGCTTCTACGCCAAGGAAGTCACCGAGGAAGAGTCATGATGAAACACCTATTATAGGCACAGTTGGTGGTTACTGGGGTGATCACTCAAAGGCAGTAGATAGCGGCGGCTCTGTATCTTCATTCAAGGGAATACCAAACACCACCAGTAAGTACAGAGAG GATAAAAGCGTGAATTGGCATTCAACACCATTTGAGGCAAGGCTGGAGAAAGCTTTGAAGAGAGATAAATAA